One window of the Eucalyptus grandis isolate ANBG69807.140 chromosome 8, ASM1654582v1, whole genome shotgun sequence genome contains the following:
- the LOC104439863 gene encoding cysteine-rich repeat secretory protein 38, whose product MSSARFVLLSLCSTLLLRATLGADPLFHFCSTPENFTAGSPYESNLNKLTSFLYTKTPSSGFGLGSIGQYQDQVYGLALCRGDTSPSDCKACVADAGAEIRHRCPHNKGTIIWYDDCMFKYLDTDFFGQIDNANKFYMWNLKNVSDPDAFNGKVRGLLTGLVEEAYTVPKLYATGEMGLVDKTKLYGLVQCTRDLSATECKECLEGAIGELPSCCDGKEGGRVVGGSCNFRYEIYPFVNV is encoded by the coding sequence ATGTCTTCGGCCCGCTTTGTCTTGCTCTCGCTCTGTTCCACCCTCCTCCTCCGGGCCACCCTCGGCGCCGACCCTCTCTTCCACTTCTGCTCCACCCCCGAGAACTTCACCGCGGGCAGCCCGTACGAATCCAACCTCAACAAGCTCACCAGCTTCCTCTACACCAAGACCCCTTCCTCGGGCTTCGGCCTTGGCTCCATCGGCCAATACCAAGACCAGGTCTATGGCCTTGCGCTGTGCCGGGGTGACACATCGCCATCGGACTGCAAGGCCTGCGTGGCAGATGCTGGCGCCGAGATCCGCCACCGCTGCCCTCACAACAAGGGGACGATAATCTGGTACGACGACTGCATGTTCAAGTACCTTGACACCGACTTCTTCGGCCAGATCGACAATGCCAACAAGTTCTACATGTGGAACCTGAAAAACGTTAGCGACCCGGACGCGTTCAACGGCAAGGTAAGGGGGCTGCTGACCGGGCTGGTCGAGGAGGCTTACACGGTGCCAAAGCTGTACGCGACTGGAGAGATGGGACTGGTGGATAAGACGAAGCTGTACGGATTGGTGCAGTGCACGAGGGATCTGTCGGCAACCGAGTGCAAGGAGTGTCTGGAGGGCGCAATCGGCGAGCTTCCGAGCTGTTGCGACGGGAAGGAAGGTGGGCGAGTGGTTGGCGGGAGCTGCAACTTCCGATACGAGATTTACCCTTTTGTCAATGTTTA